The Clostridiales bacterium FE2011 sequence TGCACCCCGTACACCGGATATTCCTTATGCTGCACTGCCATGACCTCGCCGTCCTCTGTCCGGGCAGTCACTTCCAGGCACTCCGGCATGGTCTCCGGTGCCGCGGCCAGCGAGTGATACCGGGCCACGGGAAAAGTCTCCGGCAATCCTTCGAACAGCGGGCTGCTTCCCTCCTGCCGTACCACAGACTGCTTTCCGTGCATCAGGGCCTTGGCGTAGGTGACCGTCGCGCCAAAGGCTGCGCAGATCGCCTGGTGTCCCAGGCACACACCCAGCAGCGGGATATCTTTCCCCAGCTCTTTGGCTGCTTCGATGATGATTCCCGCATCCTCCGGCCGTCCCGGACCGGGGGAAAGGATGATCCTGTCCGGCTTCAGTTCCCGGATCTCCTCAATGGTCATCTCGTCGTTCCGGATTACTTTGATATCCGGATTCAGCTCTCCGATCAGCTGATACAGGTTATAGGAAAAGCTGTCATAGTTGTCGATCAGCAGCGTCATCCGTCTATCTCCTTTCCGGCCTTTTCCAGGGAGTTCAGCACTGCCCGGGCTTTGTTCAGGCATTCTTCATGTTCCTTTTCCGGTACGGAATCATATACAATTCCGGCTCCGGAGCGGACAAACACCTTGCCGTTTTTCTTGTATGCGATCCGGATTGCAATGCAGGTATCCA is a genomic window containing:
- a CDS encoding aminodeoxychorismate/anthranilate synthase component II, which translates into the protein MTLLIDNYDSFSYNLYQLIGELNPDIKVIRNDEMTIEEIRELKPDRIILSPGPGRPEDAGIIIEAAKELGKDIPLLGVCLGHQAICAAFGATVTYAKALMHGKQSVVRQEGSSPLFEGLPETFPVARYHSLAAAPETMPECLEVTARTEDGEVMAVQHKEYPVYGVQFHPESILTPDGKKILRNFLSK